In one window of Oscillospiraceae bacterium DNA:
- a CDS encoding transcriptional repressor, with translation MDKYMTEQRRELMSFFKNNPDKSFTAKEVKSALKNAEISISAIYRNLARLEQDGYITRSVKNTSREIYYQSLISEKCRHCIHLNCVKCGNTFHMNHDICTELMQNVSERDGFKISSEKTVLYGVCGKCGGAESEEH, from the coding sequence ATGGATAAGTACATGACTGAACAGCGCCGTGAGCTTATGTCATTTTTTAAAAACAATCCCGATAAATCATTTACGGCGAAAGAGGTAAAAAGTGCCCTTAAAAATGCTGAAATAAGCATCAGCGCCATTTACCGCAACCTGGCAAGGCTTGAACAGGACGGATATATAACAAGAAGCGTGAAAAACACAAGTCGCGAAATATATTATCAGAGTCTCATTTCGGAAAAGTGCCGCCACTGTATACATTTGAACTGCGTAAAATGCGGCAATACTTTTCATATGAATCATGATATTTGCACCGAGCTTATGCAAAATGTGTCTGAAAGGGACGGCTTTAAAATCAGCAGTGAAAAAACTGTGTTATACGGTGTTTGCGGAAAATGCGGAGGTGCGGAAAGTGAAGAACATTAA
- a CDS encoding DUF1667 domain-containing protein, whose translation MATKEMTCIVCPQGCRLKVEYDGGEIISVSGFTCKRGEKYAVKEITAPERTITSTVAAYNSEDEIVLLPVKSDKPIPKGKMNEAMKIINSCKVKLPIKTGTVIVSNFIENGINLVSCKTLTE comes from the coding sequence ATGGCGACAAAAGAAATGACCTGTATTGTTTGCCCGCAGGGCTGCAGACTTAAGGTGGAATACGATGGAGGCGAGATTATTTCCGTAAGCGGCTTCACCTGCAAAAGAGGAGAAAAATATGCCGTTAAGGAAATCACCGCTCCCGAAAGAACTATAACAAGCACAGTGGCAGCTTATAATTCCGAGGATGAAATTGTACTGCTCCCTGTTAAAAGCGACAAACCGATTCCAAAGGGAAAGATGAACGAAGCAATGAAAATAATAAATTCCTGTAAAGTAAAGCTTCCTATCAAAACCGGAACGGTTATAGTAAGTAATTTTATAGAAAACGGTATAAATCTTGTATCATGCAAGACCTTGACCGAATAA
- a CDS encoding NAD(P)/FAD-dependent oxidoreductase: MYDVAVIGGGVTGCMLLRELARYKLKTVLLEKSSDFACGASKANSAIVHAGYDAEEGTLKAKLNAPGCEMMYRVAKELDVHIKKVGSLVIIFDESERPQLEKLYRRGISNGVPELRIIEKEELHKLEPELTDEAIAALYAPTAGITCPYEMTIAAAENAADNGAQIIREFEVCSLKRDNDGISLFDREAKREIKARFVVNCAGVFADEIAKMAGDDHFEIIPNRGEYMIGDKNSPFKPNTVLFTLPNEKGKGILYSRTVDDNVIIGPNSHRVEKDDTTVTAQGLEEILKGAQRLMPINTRSVITSFAGVRPSSSTKDFIVEPSRHMQGLLHAAGIESPGFASSVAMAKYLVENLDNMGLELEENPDFNPFRRKMNRFRDMNNEERNAMIAENPMYGNIICRCETVTEAEIVSAIRRNAGAYTVDAVKRRTRAGMGRCQGGFCSPKVCKILSRELGIPMNEVTKNGGCSYILTQRTKD, from the coding sequence TTGTATGATGTTGCAGTTATAGGCGGAGGAGTTACCGGATGCATGCTTTTGCGTGAATTGGCACGATATAAGCTTAAAACCGTACTCCTTGAAAAAAGCAGCGACTTTGCATGCGGAGCGAGCAAAGCCAACTCTGCCATAGTGCATGCAGGTTATGATGCCGAAGAGGGAACGCTTAAGGCAAAGCTTAATGCCCCCGGATGCGAAATGATGTATCGCGTGGCAAAGGAACTTGATGTACACATTAAAAAGGTAGGCTCACTTGTAATTATTTTTGATGAATCCGAAAGACCGCAGCTTGAAAAGCTTTACAGACGCGGTATCTCCAATGGCGTGCCGGAATTGAGAATAATTGAAAAGGAAGAACTTCATAAGCTTGAACCGGAGCTTACGGACGAAGCGATAGCGGCACTGTATGCACCTACCGCCGGAATTACCTGCCCTTACGAAATGACTATCGCTGCTGCCGAAAATGCGGCTGACAACGGTGCTCAGATAATAAGAGAATTTGAGGTATGCTCTTTAAAACGTGATAATGACGGAATCTCTCTTTTTGACAGAGAGGCAAAGCGTGAAATAAAGGCTCGTTTTGTTGTAAACTGCGCGGGTGTTTTTGCAGATGAGATTGCAAAAATGGCAGGAGATGACCATTTTGAAATTATCCCGAATCGCGGTGAGTACATGATAGGTGACAAAAATTCACCATTTAAGCCTAATACCGTGCTGTTCACACTTCCAAACGAAAAGGGAAAAGGAATTCTATATTCCAGAACGGTGGATGATAATGTTATCATCGGTCCCAACTCACATCGAGTTGAAAAGGATGATACTACCGTTACAGCACAGGGACTTGAAGAAATACTCAAGGGTGCACAGCGCCTTATGCCCATAAATACCCGCTCTGTTATAACTTCGTTTGCGGGTGTACGTCCTTCGTCTTCCACAAAAGACTTTATTGTTGAGCCTTCAAGACATATGCAGGGATTATTGCATGCGGCGGGAATAGAATCCCCAGGATTTGCAAGCAGTGTGGCAATGGCAAAATATCTGGTTGAAAACCTGGATAACATGGGTCTGGAGCTTGAGGAAAACCCCGACTTTAATCCTTTTCGCAGAAAAATGAATCGGTTCCGCGATATGAATAACGAGGAAAGAAATGCTATGATTGCCGAAAATCCCATGTATGGCAATATAATCTGCCGTTGTGAAACGGTAACCGAGGCTGAAATAGTTTCGGCTATACGTCGTAATGCGGGAGCTTATACGGTCGATGCGGTAAAACGCCGTACACGTGCGGGTATGGGACGTTGCCAGGGCGGTTTCTGTTCTCCCAAGGTGTGTAAGATTTTGTCCAGAGAACTGGGTATCCCCATGAACGAGGTTACCAAAAACGGCGGCTGCTCTTATATACTCACACAAAGAACCAAGGATTAA
- a CDS encoding DUF4091 domain-containing protein → MDILRVVSSQLKIRPESEVGEIEKYTISKATCLRNEPFSFQIAYRLLTNIRWRAVSICVKCNLPIQAYRVDYASVINTANDYNEEGYIGSTPGLYPNPLMPRPAVPETEKLSGERVYEKDTLFHLDADTSFRSLWVSVNPESEKLQSGIYEFDITCTALETGEIVGNTCFTLEIIDALLPEQKTFYTNWFHVDCLCDYYKVEPYTEEFYKYFKSFIRNAVMHRQNTLLIPAFTPPLDTPPGGERRNVQLVDIKKERNGYTFNFDKLNRFLKIAQQCGIAYFEHCHLFSQWGAKSAPNIYDVSGKRLFGWETDSSSPEYSDFLENYLVELLKFIDANGYNGSFIFHMSDEPSNDCVEEFLQITKRAREILNNQIIADALSHIEFYREGIIDTPIAFMPHADKFSSECENFWLYYTGGTYARSCTNRLITNTAARTRVLGLQLYLYGAKGFLHWGYNYYYNILSTGFFDPMVNPCGYENLPGASFLAYPSPWGALPSVCEKHMCEAFDDIRALQLLESHIGKQAVMDTCRKLLGDKIDYTFIPENNNLFNWRQAINEEIRKHCKKEK, encoded by the coding sequence GTGGATATCTTGAGAGTTGTATCTTCGCAATTAAAAATCAGACCGGAAAGCGAAGTAGGTGAAATAGAAAAATATACTATCAGCAAAGCAACCTGTCTCAGAAATGAGCCGTTTTCGTTTCAGATAGCTTATCGTCTTTTAACAAACATCAGATGGCGCGCTGTAAGCATCTGTGTAAAATGCAATTTACCGATTCAGGCTTACAGAGTTGATTACGCATCTGTTATCAATACCGCAAACGACTACAACGAAGAGGGATACATCGGCAGTACACCCGGGCTGTACCCCAACCCGCTGATGCCGCGTCCGGCTGTACCCGAAACGGAAAAGCTTTCGGGGGAAAGAGTTTATGAAAAGGACACGCTGTTTCATCTGGATGCCGACACAAGTTTCCGTTCGTTATGGGTGAGTGTAAATCCCGAAAGTGAAAAGCTTCAAAGCGGTATTTATGAATTTGACATAACCTGTACTGCATTGGAGACAGGAGAGATAGTAGGAAACACATGCTTTACTCTGGAAATAATCGATGCTTTACTGCCGGAGCAAAAAACCTTTTACACAAACTGGTTTCATGTTGACTGCTTGTGCGATTATTACAAAGTTGAGCCTTACACTGAGGAATTTTATAAATACTTCAAGAGTTTTATTCGCAATGCCGTCATGCACCGTCAGAACACACTCTTAATTCCTGCGTTTACTCCACCGCTCGACACCCCACCCGGTGGCGAACGACGCAACGTACAGCTGGTGGATATAAAAAAAGAGCGAAACGGGTATACGTTTAATTTTGATAAATTGAATCGTTTTCTCAAAATCGCGCAGCAATGCGGTATAGCTTATTTCGAGCATTGTCATCTATTCTCCCAGTGGGGAGCAAAATCTGCGCCAAACATATACGATGTTAGCGGAAAACGTTTATTTGGCTGGGAAACCGATTCGAGTAGCCCGGAATATTCTGACTTTTTAGAAAACTACCTTGTTGAATTATTAAAATTCATCGACGCAAACGGATATAACGGTAGTTTTATTTTTCATATGTCCGATGAACCTTCGAACGACTGTGTAGAGGAATTTCTCCAAATCACAAAACGCGCTCGTGAAATTCTGAACAATCAGATAATTGCAGATGCACTGTCGCATATAGAATTTTACCGCGAAGGTATTATCGATACTCCCATCGCATTCATGCCTCATGCAGATAAATTCTCCTCGGAATGCGAAAATTTTTGGCTTTATTATACAGGTGGGACATATGCAAGAAGCTGCACAAACAGGCTTATAACAAACACTGCCGCACGCACGCGTGTGCTTGGACTGCAGCTTTACCTCTACGGTGCAAAAGGATTTTTGCACTGGGGCTATAACTATTACTACAACATATTAAGTACCGGATTTTTCGATCCCATGGTAAACCCATGCGGATATGAAAACCTCCCCGGCGCCTCTTTTTTGGCATATCCTTCACCATGGGGTGCATTACCTTCCGTCTGTGAAAAACACATGTGCGAGGCGTTTGACGACATCAGGGCATTACAACTGCTTGAAAGCCATATCGGCAAACAAGCTGTTATGGATACATGCCGAAAGTTATTGGGCGACAAAATAGACTACACTTTTATTCCCGAAAACAACAATTTATTCAACTGGCGCCAAGCAATAAACGAGGAAATACGAAAACACTGCAAAAAAGAAAAGTAA
- a CDS encoding pyridine nucleotide-disulfide oxidoreductase: protein MEKKIVIIGGGPAGLAAACKAFEEGVSAEDILIIERDRELGGILNQCIHAGFGLHMFGEELTGPEYAARYIDKVIEYKIPYTLDSMVIDITAEREVSYVCADGLKTVKAGAIILAMGCRERTRGALNIPGSRPSGVFSAGTAQRFVNVEGYMVGKKVVILGSGDIGLIMARRLTLEGAKVECVCELMPYSGGLARNIAQCLDDFGIPLYLSTTVVNIKGKERVEGVTIAKVDENRRPIPETARDIDCDTILLSVGLVPENELSKNVGITLDGITGGAVVDQDMQTSMEGIFACGNVLHVHDLVDYVSLEAAHAAKSAVKYLEIKKGTAKTVNVTATDGVRYTVPQKIDTASMTAENKIFMRVANIYKNKSIYVKCGDTVIKKVKRPHLAPGEMEVVKFTTEETEMIKNINADITVGLE, encoded by the coding sequence ATGGAAAAGAAAATTGTTATAATCGGCGGCGGACCTGCCGGACTTGCGGCGGCGTGCAAGGCTTTTGAAGAAGGAGTATCGGCAGAAGATATACTGATAATCGAACGTGATAGGGAACTGGGAGGAATACTCAACCAGTGTATCCATGCAGGGTTCGGACTTCATATGTTTGGCGAGGAGCTTACGGGTCCGGAATACGCCGCACGCTATATAGATAAAGTGATCGAATATAAAATACCGTATACGCTTGACAGCATGGTTATAGATATAACTGCCGAACGAGAAGTAAGTTATGTATGCGCCGACGGACTTAAAACTGTTAAGGCCGGTGCGATAATTCTCGCAATGGGATGTCGCGAACGTACACGCGGTGCACTTAATATCCCCGGAAGCCGTCCCTCCGGAGTGTTTTCTGCGGGTACAGCCCAGCGCTTTGTTAATGTTGAGGGCTATATGGTTGGCAAAAAGGTTGTTATTCTCGGCTCGGGAGATATAGGACTTATTATGGCGCGTCGTCTTACTCTCGAAGGAGCAAAGGTGGAATGCGTGTGCGAGCTTATGCCGTATTCCGGAGGACTTGCGAGAAATATAGCGCAGTGTCTTGATGATTTCGGAATACCTCTTTACCTTTCTACAACTGTTGTAAATATTAAAGGCAAGGAAAGGGTAGAGGGCGTCACTATTGCCAAGGTGGATGAAAATCGCCGTCCCATACCGGAAACAGCTCGTGATATCGATTGTGATACAATTCTTTTGTCCGTCGGTCTCGTTCCGGAAAATGAGCTTTCCAAAAACGTAGGCATAACTCTCGACGGAATAACAGGCGGTGCGGTAGTTGACCAGGATATGCAGACCTCAATGGAGGGCATTTTTGCCTGCGGAAACGTGCTTCATGTTCATGACCTTGTGGATTATGTAAGTCTGGAAGCAGCTCATGCCGCGAAAAGTGCCGTTAAATATCTCGAAATCAAGAAAGGCACAGCGAAAACCGTCAACGTAACTGCTACCGACGGTGTACGATATACGGTTCCACAGAAAATCGATACCGCATCAATGACAGCGGAAAATAAGATTTTCATGCGTGTGGCCAATATTTACAAGAATAAGTCGATTTACGTCAAGTGCGGTGATACCGTTATAAAAAAGGTAAAGCGTCCTCATCTTGCACCGGGTGAGATGGAGGTTGTGAAATTTACCACCGAAGAAACGGAAATGATAAAGAATATCAATGCCGACATTACCGTCGGACTTGAATGA
- a CDS encoding ABC transporter ATP-binding protein produces the protein MSQLICKDLSMGYESKKIIANVSFTVDSGDYLCIIGANGTGKSTLAKVIAGLCKPLGGNIFTGDGVGIHDIGYLPQQTDIQRDFPASVGEIVLSGCLGRCNKPFYGKNEKILAQHNMKRLGISNIASKCYRNLSGGQQQRVLLARALCSAGKILLLDEPVSGLDPDASRSMYDILENINNDGMTVIMITHDMNAVYKYASHILQLGETSFFGTKEQALECGILLREDCVE, from the coding sequence ATGTCGCAACTGATATGTAAGGACCTTTCGATGGGTTACGAATCGAAAAAAATAATAGCCAACGTCAGTTTTACTGTCGATAGCGGAGATTATCTGTGTATAATCGGTGCCAACGGTACGGGAAAAAGTACATTGGCAAAGGTAATAGCGGGACTCTGTAAGCCTTTGGGCGGAAATATTTTTACCGGTGACGGAGTTGGAATACATGATATAGGCTATCTTCCTCAGCAAACTGATATACAGCGTGATTTTCCCGCTTCGGTTGGTGAAATAGTGTTGTCCGGATGTCTGGGCAGATGCAATAAGCCGTTTTACGGAAAAAATGAAAAAATACTGGCTCAACATAATATGAAGCGCCTCGGAATAAGTAATATTGCCTCAAAATGTTACAGAAACCTGTCGGGCGGTCAACAACAGCGTGTGCTTCTGGCGCGTGCACTTTGCTCTGCGGGGAAAATACTTCTGTTGGATGAACCAGTTTCAGGTCTTGACCCCGATGCTTCCCGCAGTATGTATGATATACTGGAAAATATCAATAACGACGGTATGACCGTGATTATGATAACGCATGATATGAATGCTGTTTATAAATACGCAAGCCACATTTTGCAGCTTGGTGAAACTTCGTTTTTCGGTACAAAGGAACAGGCTTTGGAATGCGGTATTCTTTTGCGGGAGGATTGTGTGGAATGA
- a CDS encoding helix-turn-helix domain-containing protein → MVSEFTSDYEAVEELRLNNCGIQHVHGSLKFTQRVRKDFTVMYILKGHAQVEIDGVIENVFQGDAMLFTPGTKQKYRFDDKQISINMWIHFSGTFCSVLCSKGARIVSFSGRNEIESNIERLVRYRYTSLDKSNMLCDAYLRAVIAQICYEEQMNESRVRSAKTKNCLDDVLNDIHTKPYAHFDWDKCAAGCFVSRDRFNHIFKECVGYPPEKYRIKVCMERARTMICDIGMSVGECASSLGFNDVSYFCRRFKAEYGISPGKLSRTK, encoded by the coding sequence ATGGTGAGTGAATTTACATCCGATTATGAAGCGGTTGAAGAACTGAGACTTAATAACTGCGGAATACAGCACGTACACGGTTCATTGAAATTTACACAGCGTGTCCGTAAGGATTTCACGGTGATGTACATATTAAAGGGACATGCGCAGGTTGAAATCGATGGTGTTATTGAGAATGTTTTTCAGGGTGATGCCATGCTGTTTACGCCCGGAACAAAGCAGAAGTACAGATTTGATGACAAACAGATAAGCATAAACATGTGGATTCATTTCAGCGGCACCTTTTGTTCTGTGCTGTGCTCAAAAGGCGCACGTATTGTTTCGTTTTCGGGAAGAAATGAAATTGAAAGCAATATAGAACGTCTTGTTCGTTACCGATATACGTCCTTAGATAAGAGCAATATGCTTTGCGATGCATATTTAAGGGCTGTTATAGCGCAAATATGCTATGAAGAACAGATGAACGAAAGCCGCGTTCGCTCGGCTAAAACAAAAAACTGTCTTGACGATGTGCTGAACGACATACATACCAAGCCTTATGCTCACTTCGACTGGGATAAGTGTGCTGCAGGCTGTTTTGTGAGCAGAGACAGGTTTAACCATATTTTTAAAGAATGCGTCGGATATCCTCCTGAAAAATACCGTATCAAGGTTTGTATGGAGCGTGCCAGAACCATGATTTGCGATATAGGAATGTCGGTTGGCGAGTGCGCAAGTTCATTGGGCTTTAATGATGTGAGCTATTTTTGCAGACGATTTAAGGCAGAATACGGCATATCTCCCGGCAAGCTCAGCAGAACTAAATGA
- a CDS encoding ACT domain-containing protein has protein sequence MAIKQLTVFVPNRKGEIVSVTDILAKQGINIRALSIAETEDFGILRLIVSDEASAEKVLQQQEYLIKTVDVVGVKIGDAPGKLTAALDVLDKADINVEYLYAFMARTEKHAYVVLRVEDNYAAESALENAGFHLIGEADINKL, from the coding sequence ATGGCTATTAAACAGTTGACGGTTTTTGTCCCTAACAGAAAAGGCGAAATTGTTTCGGTGACGGATATCCTTGCAAAGCAAGGCATCAATATCAGAGCGCTTTCTATCGCGGAAACGGAGGACTTCGGAATTCTGCGTCTTATCGTAAGTGACGAAGCCTCGGCAGAAAAGGTACTGCAGCAACAGGAGTATCTCATTAAGACGGTTGACGTAGTAGGTGTAAAAATAGGGGACGCACCCGGTAAGCTTACTGCAGCACTTGATGTTCTTGATAAGGCTGACATCAATGTTGAATACCTTTATGCATTTATGGCACGTACCGAAAAGCACGCGTATGTTGTTTTGAGAGTAGAGGACAATTATGCGGCTGAATCGGCACTTGAAAATGCGGGCTTTCACCTCATTGGTGAGGCTGATATCAATAAACTATAA
- a CDS encoding phenylacetate--CoA ligase has product MAQNYYQKEIETMPVEEMKKLQSEKLVKQVKHVYENVAYYRDLMDKKGVKPEDIKGIEDLHKLPFLTKADLRDAYPYGLLATPLEDCVRIHSTSGTTGRRVVAFYTQKDIDLWDDCCARAIVAAGGSKKDVCQVAYGYGLFTGGFGLNGGSQKVGCLTLPMSSGNTERQVQFMMDLNATILCCTPSYAAYIGESLKEQGYKPEDIPLKAGIFGAEPWTDEMRRNIEATLGIKAYDIYGLTETTGPGVAFECSEQTGMHINEDHFIAEIIDPDTGEVLPEGEKGELVFTSLDKEAFPLLRYRTRDICVLSRKKCSCGRTLIKMAKPMGRTDDMLIIRGVNVFPSQIETVLLNEGYQPNYQIVVDRLNNTDTFEVNVEMSPEQFTDKVSNVLSMEKALANAMKTMLGINPAVHLVAPKSIVRSEGKAVRVIDKRKLI; this is encoded by the coding sequence ATGGCTCAGAACTACTATCAGAAAGAAATCGAAACCATGCCGGTTGAAGAAATGAAAAAGCTTCAATCGGAAAAATTGGTAAAACAGGTTAAGCATGTTTACGAAAACGTAGCTTATTACCGTGACCTCATGGACAAAAAGGGTGTTAAACCCGAAGATATCAAGGGGATCGAGGATTTGCATAAGCTGCCGTTCCTCACAAAAGCGGATCTGAGAGATGCTTATCCGTACGGTCTGTTGGCAACACCTTTGGAGGATTGCGTGCGTATTCACTCGACTTCGGGTACGACGGGACGTCGCGTGGTTGCATTTTATACACAAAAAGATATTGATCTTTGGGATGATTGCTGTGCACGTGCCATTGTGGCAGCGGGCGGAAGCAAAAAGGATGTTTGTCAGGTAGCTTACGGTTACGGACTCTTCACGGGCGGCTTCGGCCTTAACGGCGGTTCTCAGAAGGTTGGATGTCTTACACTTCCGATGTCATCGGGTAATACCGAGCGCCAGGTTCAGTTTATGATGGATCTTAATGCAACAATTCTTTGCTGTACTCCGTCTTATGCGGCTTACATTGGCGAGAGCCTTAAAGAACAAGGCTATAAGCCCGAGGATATTCCGCTTAAGGCAGGTATTTTCGGTGCTGAGCCCTGGACGGATGAGATGCGCAGAAATATTGAGGCTACTCTCGGCATAAAAGCTTACGATATATACGGTCTTACCGAGACAACAGGTCCTGGCGTTGCTTTCGAGTGCAGTGAGCAGACAGGTATGCATATAAACGAAGACCATTTTATTGCCGAAATCATTGATCCTGATACAGGTGAGGTTCTTCCCGAGGGTGAAAAGGGTGAATTGGTGTTCACTTCTCTTGATAAGGAAGCTTTCCCACTTTTGAGATACAGAACAAGAGATATTTGCGTTCTGTCGAGAAAGAAATGCTCTTGCGGAAGAACGCTTATAAAAATGGCTAAGCCAATGGGCAGAACAGACGATATGCTTATTATCAGAGGCGTTAACGTGTTCCCCAGCCAGATAGAGACGGTTCTTCTCAACGAAGGTTATCAGCCTAACTATCAGATCGTTGTAGACAGACTGAACAATACAGATACATTCGAAGTCAATGTTGAAATGTCACCTGAACAGTTTACGGATAAGGTCAGCAATGTTCTTTCAATGGAAAAAGCACTCGCGAACGCAATGAAGACAATGCTGGGCATCAATCCTGCCGTTCATCTTGTTGCACCCAAGAGCATAGTAAGAAGCGAAGGCAAAGCAGTTCGTGTGATTGATAAGCGTAAGTTGATTTAA
- a CDS encoding metal ABC transporter permease, whose protein sequence is MTVAFEKILYYFQYPLVRNALVVGVLIALCSSLVGVTLVLKRFSFIGDGLSHVAFGAVSVAAVVGLTDNMFVVLPVTILCAVLILRTGTNTKIRGDAVIAMVSVGALAVGYLAMNIFSASSNISGDVCTTLFGSSSILTLGRTEVLACVILSVAVITVFVLYYNRFFAVAFDEEFASAVGLKCNKYNLIMAVMIAVIVVLAMNLVGSLLVSALLIFPALSAMSIFRSFKSVTVFSAVLSVVCAVVGITVSVVAETPVGPTVVAVNIIAYIVCRLTYSFLK, encoded by the coding sequence ATGACAGTGGCTTTTGAAAAGATTTTATACTATTTCCAATATCCTCTTGTGAGAAACGCTCTTGTTGTCGGCGTACTGATAGCGCTTTGCTCATCACTTGTGGGAGTGACACTGGTGCTGAAACGATTTTCATTTATAGGCGACGGACTTTCCCATGTCGCTTTTGGTGCCGTTTCGGTTGCTGCGGTAGTGGGATTGACAGATAACATGTTTGTCGTCCTGCCGGTAACCATATTATGCGCCGTGCTTATATTGCGCACGGGAACCAATACGAAAATACGCGGCGACGCTGTCATCGCAATGGTTTCTGTCGGTGCTTTGGCTGTTGGTTACCTGGCAATGAATATTTTTTCCGCGTCTTCAAACATCAGTGGAGATGTATGCACTACACTTTTCGGCTCATCCTCAATTCTTACTCTCGGCAGAACCGAGGTGCTTGCGTGTGTGATTCTTTCAGTTGCTGTGATCACTGTATTTGTTTTGTACTATAACAGATTTTTTGCAGTAGCATTCGATGAAGAATTTGCCTCGGCTGTTGGTTTAAAGTGCAATAAATACAATCTTATAATGGCTGTAATGATTGCTGTGATAGTTGTTCTTGCAATGAACCTCGTGGGCTCTCTGCTGGTGTCGGCACTCCTGATTTTTCCGGCATTGTCTGCAATGAGCATTTTCAGAAGCTTTAAGTCTGTTACGGTATTTTCCGCTGTTTTGTCGGTTGTGTGCGCCGTCGTTGGAATCACGGTGTCTGTTGTTGCGGAAACCCCTGTCGGTCCCACGGTGGTGGCGGTCAATATAATCGCTTATATTGTATGCCGCCTGACATACAGCTTTTTGAAATAA
- a CDS encoding zinc ABC transporter substrate-binding protein, with product MIFAPSLCKMCLKGTALKSAVKKLCYTVFAENAEVRKVKNIKTAYILLCIAVGIMLNSCAYPVRSEDNRISVVCTAFAQYDWVKHIVEGREDVFEIIYLNDNGVDMHSFQPDASDIVSLCDSELVISIGGYSESWIDKAVENSGNKNIRQLKLIELLGEEVLFTDSCDEENEHDHEHISVVDEHVWLSLKNAVFFCNAIAEVICELDPENEDYYESNVKSYTDKLCELDRISADFISTAPRDTIIVADRFPLRYLVRDYSIKYCAAFDSCSSDSEASFETLALLAEKIEQNRAKVIFVTETSDKRIARALAEPYGDEIKIFELESMQAVSSKEIEKGMSYLDVMQNNLALIHGALIV from the coding sequence ATGATATTTGCACCGAGCTTATGCAAAATGTGTCTGAAAGGGACGGCTTTAAAATCAGCAGTGAAAAAACTGTGTTATACGGTGTTTGCGGAAAATGCGGAGGTGCGGAAAGTGAAGAACATTAAAACGGCTTATATTTTGCTGTGTATAGCTGTCGGCATTATGCTCAATTCATGTGCGTATCCCGTCAGGAGTGAGGATAACAGGATTTCTGTTGTTTGCACTGCGTTTGCACAGTACGACTGGGTGAAGCATATCGTAGAGGGCAGAGAAGACGTGTTTGAGATAATCTACCTTAACGACAACGGTGTGGATATGCACAGCTTTCAGCCGGATGCGAGTGATATTGTCAGTCTGTGCGACAGCGAGCTTGTGATAAGCATAGGCGGATATTCCGAGTCATGGATAGATAAAGCCGTAGAAAACTCGGGCAACAAGAATATTCGTCAGCTAAAACTTATTGAACTTCTCGGAGAAGAGGTGCTATTCACCGATTCATGCGATGAAGAAAATGAACACGACCACGAGCACATTTCTGTTGTGGATGAGCACGTATGGCTTTCGTTGAAAAATGCAGTTTTCTTCTGTAACGCAATCGCAGAGGTTATTTGTGAGCTCGACCCCGAAAACGAGGATTACTATGAAAGTAATGTAAAGAGTTATACCGATAAGCTTTGTGAGCTCGACAGAATAAGTGCGGATTTTATTTCAACTGCACCGCGGGATACTATAATTGTGGCGGATCGTTTTCCGTTGCGTTATCTTGTTCGGGATTATAGCATAAAGTATTGTGCAGCATTTGACTCGTGTTCTTCCGACAGCGAGGCGTCCTTTGAAACATTGGCACTTTTGGCTGAAAAAATTGAGCAAAACCGGGCAAAGGTCATTTTCGTCACCGAAACATCTGACAAGAGAATCGCAAGGGCGCTTGCAGAGCCGTACGGCGACGAAATTAAAATATTCGAGCTTGAGTCAATGCAGGCGGTAAGCTCAAAAGAGATAGAAAAAGGTATGAGCTATCTTGATGTCATGCAAAATAACCTTGCGCTGATACACGGCGCACTTATTGTGTAA